The Oryza glaberrima chromosome 5, OglaRS2, whole genome shotgun sequence DNA segment ATTTCCAGAGTCCAAGATCATGGAAATCAGACTTCGGAGTAAAAGGTTATTGCATTTCTTTCTTCAACATCATCAGCTATCTGATTTGAAATCAAACTATCCGAtgtatcggactatctgatttttcacagaacttcactctctctcttggTTTGAAAACTCCTCTCGAGTGAGTTTTTTTCTAAGTGTCGGAGTATCCGATGTTGGATCAGATAATCCGATGACACAAagactccgaaatttcatggaacttgagtttttgtttgagaacgaagtttttgcttgtaaaatatcggactatcctTATATTAAGGGGCTGCTCAGATTGATGTCGATTTCAACCATAACactttttggtaaagttgccaaaaaatatctacgtttagtttgttgctaaatttggtaTTACATAagaaatattgccaaaattttggtaatgttgccacatttgccaaaattttagcaatactaaaatttggtaatgtttattttagctacaatctgaacatgccTTAAGACAATCATGAAGCCTTGTATTAAGACAATCATGAAGCTGCCGCAAGGTCCTTTGTGAAGAGCAACGACATATGCGTGTACATCAAAGCTGCAAGAGGGGCAGCAATCGGTATGGACATATATGgagtttaatattttttttttgagtaaattgcaccccaGTGTATTAACTTGGTAGGTGGGTGTAATTTggtgcaagaacttgagaaatgagagttctagtgcaacaacttgataggtaggtgcaatttagtataagaacttaaTAAATGATcgtataaatgcaacaacttgcaaggtaggtacgattttgatacgCTAAACTAAGAAAAGTTATGCGGCAACTTATAtatttggagcatttttttatatagattaaCATTATACTAGCGTGGATttgtataagcatatttatatttttatcctaataactaataactgaaaatcaattaaattggatgtaaaaattattatatttcagttgatatttgagaaggtgaaaaaaacaaaaaaaagatctCAAAGGTAATTGAGGTAAACTGTAATTCTTAAAGAATAAATTCAATATTTAAGGTAATATCCCTAGGATTCTTATGCAATGGCATTTTGATATCATGaaaaaactcacctagcatatgcttagccaagttgatacaccaaaatattaaattgtcaaGTTCTCGTAGTAGAACACACACttatcaagttgttgcactcagACGTTTAATTCTCAAGTTTTTCACTATATTGCACCCACCtaccaagttgttgtaccgtgggtgcaatttactcgtattttctatataacttaTGGAGCTTGATTATTTGTTACCAGacgcaattcactttatatttgCAAATAGGGTGGTGTTCATGACTAAGTATTATTTTGCAATGTGTATACTAGGGGTAACCTCCCCAACTAATAGCAACTAGTAATACGCCCGTGCTAATGCTACGGTGATATCTGataatgaaaataaaacaataaaaataacaatatatgtTTTAGTGattaatcatatattattttaggaTTCAGGCAACAAAAATGATAGAAAGAGAGCTACTATATTGTGGAAGAATATATTGATCAACTTACCATGCGCATATGCGTATATATTGATCCAGGCATCCCACCTtcatccctccatccaaacaatGTATAGGATCATTCCAACCCATTATATCCCTCAAAGTGGGCAGAGCTGGGCATGGAGGCGGGGGCAGAGGGAGCAGGCCGGCAGAGCAGAGCGCGCGGCGACCGGAGCATGCCGGCGGACTGtgggcgaagcggcggcgggaggaggagggagcagcAACGGCGGAGGTGGCCGAAAGAGGAAATCGAGCGGCCGCGGGCCAGCGTGGTAGCTGTGGCGGGTGCGACAGTGGTTGACAACGATTTGTGGGCCGCactagttttattattttttcgatcTAATTGTcacataagcgccacatcaatACCACGTAAGATAAAGAACCAAAACCGGGAGACAATACTGATGAGGGACCTCCTTTGcattggttttgtaagttgaggtgtgtgttgtatctggttttgcggtgcAAGGGGTGAATTTCGAACTCGGTGACAAACTGAGGGACcgaaagtgaacttattccactaATAAATACTCCTACAGTAACgggcaaaagaaaataaaaagaatcgACTCGAGCGGTATGAGTATTACAAAAGAGACATTTAACTCCATatcacttttaagatgtgataattaattattaattatttgctaCTCACTATCTATAATATGTGGgtcctcatgtgtctatgacatgtgggttcagTGGTAAATAATTTATAACCACTAGTAagatggcaaatagttaattattcctcTAAAAAAAACCCTAGCGGCGGCGATTGGTGCGGCGGGAAGGCGGCCATGTCACCCAAACGGAGGAAATCGGTGGCGGCCTCGAGCGGCGGTCCCaaatcgtcgccggcggcgaggtcgactCGGTCCAAATCGAAGCCGGATTCCGATCTCGCCGAGCACGACGACGGTCCCAGATCGTCGTCCGGGAGGCTGACTCGCTCCAGAGCGAAGGTGTTGAAGGAGTCGGCGGGAGTGTCTTCgagcaagaagaagagaaggatcGAGGAggagtcgccggcgacgacgacggcgacggcgacggcgacgacgggtgTGATGCACAGGGAGGGGCATGGCGCCTTGGCGTCCCGGCCACTCCCGCCGATCCACCCGCCGACGACACCCCGCGTCAGAAAAAGCTCCCGCATCGTCCGGCTCGAAGGTTTTAGCTCTCGATCCGTCGTCATCGATCCCCTCCCCACCACtgttaatttcttcttcttgtttcgATTTTTTGTATACCTATTATTAACCATGTTAATTTCTCCCCatttctgcttcttcttcagttGATCGACTTCAGAAGCTAACTCTCCGGCGCGATAAGAAAGATGATCCCTCCACCGCGGCCGCCTTGCCTACCCCCTCCGACAAGAACATGGTGTTGGGCATGTCTCGCTCAATTGTCCGTGTTTCATCCCCACCTTCTTCTGgtaattactccatccgtcccaaaaatatGGCAACTTAACCTAGTATGGACACATCTTAGTACAAGTTTGGAGGCATGTTCAGATTTTACTGCCTGAATCTACTGTATTTACTGCTAACTTAGCTACTAAGTGAGCCATGTGCTAGGCTGCTAGCATGTCACGTGTGGTTAATTGCGTTGTTTTGCGCATTCCCTATCTAGCATTACATGAGAAAATCATGCTGCATCTCCACATGGGAATTACCGTGGATTTTTGTGCTAAACTAGCTGCAGATGTTTAGGGAAAAGCCGGTGATATAAAAGAAAGCTACCGAGATAGACATGTGTAGTCCAACAACAAATGGAAATATGTGTTGTTTAGTGTATTTAGTAGCCCGATACAAAATATGTATTTATCGGCTCCTAGCTATGTAGCTACCTGTTAATCAACCGAATGTTTTTCAGAGGGAAAATTGATCTCTCCGCGCACCGGATTCGTCATCAGTTGGGATAGAGCCACCAAGCGTGCTATGATCGTCACGCTCTCCACTTACTTCAAGAAGAAGCCGCATGAGCCCCAACCCGAGGTGCATGTCTTAGCTAATCCCCATGTTACCATCATCCGAGTTCCATAACTGTTCTTATTAAATAGGGGCTAACCCAATTGCTAAAAATGACTTTTCATGCCTGCCaatttctttaatttcttgGTGCAAGTGTAGAACACCGATTTCCATTAGGCAATCCCCATGTTTCTATCATCCGAGTTCCATTACCATTTTTGTTAAGTATAGTATGGTCAAGTGATTGCTAACCGTAGCTAGGCTGCTGTGCATTTGCTTTGTGTGAATTTTACTGTGCCCTCTGATTTCAATTCTCAAACATTATCATTGTCAAATTGATGGCCTTTTCTTGTATATCCTTAGCATGAGTTCCGTCTCTTGTGCTTAAGATGAGTAACCATTAACCTTTCTTTTTCTCGCATtgccttctctctctatcttccattaacctttctttttctcgcattgccttctctctctatctttcaGCTGCAGGTTCATCTTCCAGATAAGTCTATTGTGCAGGGACGGTTGATATTCATGAATCGCCACTACAATCTCTCCATCTTGGAGATCACGTCTGACCTACCATTGCAGGTCCCTGCTTTTGGGTCCGCCTCAAAGTATGGCCAGAAAATTCTTGCATTGTCTCGGGATGAAAATATGTCCCTGGTGGCAAGGCGTGGAGCAATCACGTGGTCGGATGGTTCTTTCATGTGGAGAAACCATTACATGTTTGTAGATTGTGATGTTCCTGAGGTACTGATACATTTACCTTTTCTTCACACTTGCTATTTGTTTTACCTTCTACTTAGtggtatttatttatttttttaattaatgcaGGGTGGTGTAGGAGGGCCTGTGGTTGACAGCTGTGGTAGTTCCATTGCTATGGTACACAGAGCCGGCCCTGGTGCAGTTATCATTTCAATCTCAATTATTTGCACCTTCTTTGAGATGTGGAAGCAATTCAGGTATATACTCTTTTTCCATCAGTATTAAAATATACTACAGATTGAATCAAAATCAAGCAATTTCTATGTGGCACGTAAACCCACTGAATCACGATATATTCTTATTAATTGAATGTTTATGGATAAATCTTTTATATCTATGTTATTAGCGattttaaaagccaatgctgaaaaaactACGAAAAAACACCTAAAATCAacataaaattaagttttaaaattcaatttgCTAAATAATAAACATGGCCTACAAAGTGGTTGGTGCGCCAACATGCGCGCTCATTTTCTCCTAATAGACTAAGTCCATCTTATATGTAGCGCTCATTTTCTACTATAGACTAAATCCATCATATCTGTACGCTCATTGTCTACTAATTGACTGAATCCATCTTATCTGTAGCTGTGTTGCCCGCCCTGTGTTTGATGTGGATTTAAGAAGTGTGGAACTAGCTGGTGTGTCACTCCGGGAGGAGCTCTCTGTTAAACATAACATCAATGGTGGCTTTATGGTTAAACGCATAGCTGATGATTCTGCTCTTGAGCATCTCGGTGTTAGACGGGGTGATGTGATCTTTTTTGAGGACGAGTGCGGGACTAGTTTGCCTGAGGTGAAATGAATTCTTGTCCCAAGTAATAGTTTAATATAAATcaatatttgtcaaaaaaatgtGTTGtgatttctatttttaaaattctgGAACAGATCGAAGATTATCTCCTTTCTCTTGGTTGGAGATACCTGCAGGGGATGAAGTCGATGGTTCTCAAGGTCTGATATTACACAATAACAAAAAAtaccactatttttttaaaaaaaaagggtaaaaaaataattaacagaACTGCCTTTCTTATGTAGTTGCTAGTACATGACATTGAAGGTCCATGTAAGGAGACAATTACCTTGCCCTTAGAGTTTTCTGTCGATTCAGGAAAGGTAAACTTCTCTAATCTATTGTACAATTGTCcatgtttgcttgttttaatcCCTAGATATTTTAACCCTTAAGCATTGACAAATGTGTTGAATTTTAGGTAGCCCGATGGAGGATGGCTTGAAGATGTACAGCAAGACTGAAGTTACCTAGAGATGATAATTT contains these protein-coding regions:
- the LOC127773615 gene encoding putative protease Do-like 14, with amino-acid sequence MSPKRRKSVAASSGGPKSSPAARSTRSKSKPDSDLAEHDDGPRSSSGRLTRSRAKVLKESAGVSSSKKKRRIEEESPATTTATATATTGVMHREGHGALASRPLPPIHPPTTPRVRKSSRIVRLEVDRLQKLTLRRDKKDDPSTAAALPTPSDKNMVLGMSRSIVRVSSPPSSEGKLISPRTGFVISWDRATKRAMIVTLSTYFKKKPHEPQPELQVHLPDKSIVQGRLIFMNRHYNLSILEITSDLPLQVPAFGSASKYGQKILALSRDENMSLVARRGAITWSDGSFMWRNHYMFVDCDVPEGGVGGPVVDSCGSSIAMVHRAGPGAVIISISIICTFFEMWKQFSCVARPVFDVDLRSVELAGVSLREELSVKHNINGGFMVKRIADDSALEHLGVRRGDVIFFEDECGTSLPEIEDYLLSLGWRYLQGMKSMVLKLLVHDIEGPCKETITLPLEFSVDSGKVARWRMA